From a region of the uncultured Draconibacterium sp. genome:
- a CDS encoding metalloregulator ArsR/SmtB family transcription factor, with the protein MEVKIITDQQQKIARYAKALGHPVRVYVLQLLGKQSCCYSGDLSDELPIAKSTLSQHLKELKDAGLIQGEIEAPRIKYCVNKENWAEAQELFKNFLKID; encoded by the coding sequence ATGGAAGTAAAAATTATTACAGATCAGCAACAAAAAATAGCCCGCTATGCAAAAGCGCTCGGACATCCGGTGCGTGTGTATGTATTGCAGTTGCTGGGCAAACAGAGTTGTTGCTACAGTGGCGATTTAAGTGACGAGCTGCCAATTGCAAAGTCAACTTTGTCGCAACATTTAAAAGAATTAAAGGATGCAGGATTGATTCAGGGCGAAATTGAAGCGCCCCGAATTAAATATTGTGTGAACAAAGAGAACTGGGCAGAAGCGCAGGAGTTATTCAAGAACTTTTTGAAAATAGATTAA
- a CDS encoding thioredoxin family protein, translating to MDIKVLGTGCAKCKKLEERTRNAVSELGVEASIEKVEDIYKIMQFGVMNTPALVVDGKVIMSGRLPGDKELKELLS from the coding sequence ATGGATATAAAAGTTTTAGGAACCGGCTGTGCAAAGTGCAAAAAGCTGGAAGAAAGGACAAGGAATGCTGTAAGTGAATTGGGCGTTGAGGCATCGATCGAAAAAGTAGAAGACATTTATAAGATCATGCAGTTTGGTGTTATGAATACACCGGCACTGGTAGTTGACGGGAAAGTAATTATGAGTGGAAGACTTCCCGGAGATAAAGAATTAAAAGAATTATTGTCGTAG
- a CDS encoding nitrophenyl compound nitroreductase subunit ArsF family protein, producing MKKLISILSILLFIGAISANAQCCSGSAKGGPSAPADGCAVTPQSSEVKAYYFHATKRCVTCEAVEKVAKETIEENYKGKVTFESINREKEKDNPLVKKYKISGQTLLLVKGDKMVDLTSAGFMNARTKPEKFEKRLKSEIDAML from the coding sequence ATGAAGAAATTAATTAGTATTTTAAGTATTCTGCTTTTTATTGGAGCAATTTCAGCAAATGCTCAATGTTGTTCCGGTTCAGCTAAAGGCGGTCCGAGTGCACCGGCAGACGGTTGTGCAGTAACTCCGCAGTCAAGTGAAGTAAAAGCCTATTATTTTCATGCAACAAAACGCTGTGTTACTTGCGAAGCAGTGGAAAAAGTAGCCAAAGAAACTATTGAAGAAAACTACAAAGGGAAAGTAACTTTCGAGTCGATTAATCGCGAAAAAGAAAAAGATAATCCTTTGGTGAAAAAGTACAAAATTAGTGGACAAACCCTGTTGTTGGTAAAAGGCGACAAAATGGTTGACCTTACCAGTGCCGGATTTATGAATGCGCGAACCAAACCCGAAAAATTTGAAAAGCGGTTAAAGTCAGAAATCGACGCGATGCTCTAA
- a CDS encoding aromatic aminobenezylarsenical efflux permease ArsG family transporter — protein MEVLQTIFENSEIPILSALMLGLMTAISPCPLATNITAIGYISKDITSQKKVFFNGLVYTLGRAFSYTAIGLLFFFGASQFEFSSFFQTWGEKILGPLLIIIGLFMLGVLKLTIPGVGSLTEKMQNRSNSGFWGVLLLGIVFALAFCPYSGVLYFGILIPMTISSASGLYLPIVFAVATGIPVIIFAWLIAFSVGSIGNLYNKMKTFEIWFRRIIAVLFIGVGIYYILTLFILPWIS, from the coding sequence ATGGAGGTATTACAAACAATTTTTGAGAACTCGGAAATTCCGATATTGTCGGCACTTATGCTGGGGCTTATGACAGCTATAAGCCCTTGTCCGCTGGCAACCAATATAACGGCAATTGGCTACATCAGTAAAGATATTACCAGCCAGAAAAAAGTATTTTTTAACGGTTTGGTTTATACTTTAGGACGTGCCTTCTCGTATACCGCCATCGGTTTGCTGTTCTTTTTTGGTGCCAGCCAGTTCGAGTTCTCGTCTTTTTTTCAAACCTGGGGCGAAAAAATTTTAGGTCCGTTACTTATTATAATTGGCCTTTTTATGCTAGGTGTTTTAAAGTTAACCATCCCGGGAGTTGGCTCGCTTACTGAGAAAATGCAAAATAGGTCGAATAGCGGATTTTGGGGCGTGTTGTTGCTGGGAATTGTATTTGCACTGGCTTTTTGCCCGTACAGTGGAGTTCTTTATTTTGGAATTCTGATTCCGATGACCATTAGTAGTGCCAGCGGGTTATACCTACCAATCGTTTTTGCCGTGGCAACCGGTATTCCGGTTATCATTTTTGCCTGGTTAATAGCTTTTAGCGTAGGCTCCATAGGTAATCTGTACAACAAAATGAAAACCTTTGAGATTTGGTTTCGTCGTATAATTGCTGTGCTGTTTATTGGTGTGGGTATTTATTATATTCTAACGCTTTTTATTTTACCATGGATAAGTTAA
- a CDS encoding (2Fe-2S)-binding protein yields MDKLICYCKNIREAEIRSAMDKGAKSLQDIKETTGACTGSDCKTLNPIGKCCADDIRKILGEQKLEKPKCCCCG; encoded by the coding sequence ATGGATAAGTTAATCTGTTATTGTAAAAATATACGCGAAGCAGAAATCCGGTCGGCAATGGACAAGGGTGCAAAAAGTTTGCAGGATATAAAAGAAACAACCGGGGCATGTACCGGATCGGATTGTAAAACGCTAAATCCTATAGGAAAATGTTGTGCCGATGATATTCGCAAGATATTGGGAGAGCAGAAGCTTGAAAAGCCAAAATGTTGCTGCTGTGGCTAA
- a CDS encoding permease, producing the protein MIEKVIFLNRKTNGWLLPLFMIPVWLLLYMNLQNIADLIIDDVAGMTAGKHLTETLRFFIFEVPKVMLLLVLIIFGVGIIRSYFSTEKTRKMLQGKSLFTGNIMAALLGIVTPFCSCSAIPLFLGFVEAGIPIGVTFSFLIAAPMVNEVALVLLVGLFGWKVAIIYVVTGLTIAILSGWLIGKLKMEKYVADWVYSVKTNAEGIEEEKLSFSDRIQKGFDSVREIVGKIWIYIIIGIAVGAGAHGYVPEDFLGSLLGKENWYGVPLAILMGVPMYSNAAGIIPIVSVLIEKGVSLGTALAFMMSVIALSLPEIIILKKVLKWQLIAAFVGIVATGIVIVGFIFNYVM; encoded by the coding sequence ATGATAGAGAAAGTGATTTTTTTAAACAGAAAAACAAACGGTTGGTTACTACCGCTTTTTATGATTCCTGTGTGGCTATTGCTGTATATGAACCTGCAAAATATTGCCGATTTAATTATCGATGATGTGGCAGGAATGACAGCCGGAAAACATTTAACCGAAACACTGCGCTTTTTTATTTTCGAAGTGCCCAAAGTGATGCTACTGTTGGTACTGATAATTTTTGGAGTGGGCATTATTCGTAGCTATTTTTCTACCGAGAAGACCCGGAAAATGCTGCAGGGAAAATCGTTGTTTACCGGAAATATTATGGCTGCTTTGTTGGGCATCGTAACTCCTTTTTGCTCGTGCTCGGCAATTCCCTTGTTTTTAGGTTTTGTTGAGGCAGGAATTCCCATCGGTGTTACTTTTTCGTTTCTAATTGCAGCGCCAATGGTTAACGAGGTCGCACTTGTTTTGCTGGTTGGCCTGTTTGGTTGGAAAGTGGCAATTATTTATGTGGTAACCGGTTTAACGATTGCCATTCTTTCGGGGTGGCTGATCGGTAAACTGAAAATGGAAAAATATGTCGCCGATTGGGTGTACAGTGTAAAAACAAATGCAGAGGGCATCGAAGAAGAAAAGCTTTCGTTTAGCGACCGTATTCAGAAAGGATTTGATTCTGTTCGCGAAATTGTTGGCAAAATCTGGATTTACATTATTATCGGTATTGCCGTTGGGGCAGGAGCACACGGTTATGTTCCCGAAGATTTTTTAGGCTCCTTGCTGGGTAAGGAAAACTGGTATGGTGTTCCACTGGCTATTTTAATGGGGGTTCCCATGTATTCCAACGCCGCCGGAATTATTCCCATTGTAAGTGTACTTATCGAAAAAGGAGTGTCGCTGGGAACTGCACTGGCATTTATGATGTCGGTAATTGCCTTGTCGCTTCCCGAAATTATCATCCTGAAGAAGGTCTTAAAATGGCAATTAATAGCTGCGTTTGTGGGCATTGTTGCTACCGGAATTGTAATTGTGGGTTTCATTTTTAACTATGTGATGTAA
- a CDS encoding NAD(P)-binding domain-containing protein, with protein sequence MKTKTIGFIGGGRITKIFLQAFQNKNVAFENVKVFEPNSETLSALKDLFPAIKVAESAQDAAEQQLVVLAVHPPVMAETLAAIKEVVTEDTQVLSLAPKVTIEKIAGALGTAKVIRMIPNATSFINKGYNPVAFHPETDKKAKKSFMKLVKALGKNFEVAENKLEGYAIVSAMLPTYFWFQWEEMLKVAEATGLEEKEARKAVEATLKKSHSIFFKSGMSADEVKDLIPVKPIGEAEEQIKEIYQTKLLGLYEKIKA encoded by the coding sequence ATGAAAACAAAAACCATTGGATTTATTGGTGGCGGACGGATCACAAAGATTTTTTTACAAGCGTTTCAAAACAAAAATGTTGCTTTTGAGAACGTAAAAGTATTCGAACCAAACAGCGAAACGCTGAGTGCGCTTAAAGATTTATTTCCGGCGATTAAAGTTGCTGAGTCGGCACAAGATGCCGCAGAACAACAATTGGTAGTTTTGGCTGTTCATCCGCCGGTAATGGCAGAAACATTGGCGGCGATTAAAGAGGTTGTCACAGAAGATACGCAGGTACTTTCACTGGCTCCAAAAGTAACTATTGAAAAAATTGCCGGTGCTTTGGGAACTGCAAAAGTTATTCGCATGATTCCAAACGCAACATCCTTTATTAACAAAGGTTATAATCCTGTAGCTTTCCATCCTGAAACCGACAAAAAGGCTAAAAAAAGCTTTATGAAACTGGTAAAAGCTTTGGGCAAGAACTTCGAAGTGGCAGAGAATAAGTTGGAAGGATACGCCATTGTTTCAGCAATGTTACCTACCTATTTCTGGTTTCAGTGGGAAGAGATGCTAAAAGTGGCAGAAGCCACCGGATTGGAAGAAAAAGAAGCCAGAAAAGCAGTGGAGGCCACATTAAAAAAATCGCATTCCATTTTCTTTAAATCAGGCATGTCGGCCGATGAGGTAAAAGATCTGATTCCGGTAAAACCTATTGGCGAGGCTGAAGAGCAGATTAAAGAAATTTATCAGACAAAATTGTTAGGCTTATACGAGAAAATTAAGGCCTGA
- a CDS encoding magnesium transporter CorA family protein gives MLKIFKTFGGYNEIEKPESGCWINVTQPTANEIELLTKDFNVPQDVMRDILDADERSRIEHDDDWSLIIIRIPVPDKDNGVPYFTVPLGIFMTESFTITICQVENEVLPYDSPSLYRDNVRPVKDVLNFALKLFLRTANTYLRYLKYINQQTAIIEQDLEKSIRNKELNRLLKMEKCLVFFITSIKANELVLAKLKNGNRRSISEINEDLLEDAIIENKQALDMSQIYSDIQSGMMDAFASVISNNLNVVMKQLASISIILMIPTLVASFYGMNIPNNLETSHWAFFLILGISVVLALIGILIFRKREWF, from the coding sequence ATGTTGAAAATTTTCAAAACCTTTGGTGGATACAACGAAATTGAAAAGCCGGAAAGCGGTTGCTGGATTAATGTTACACAACCTACCGCCAACGAAATAGAATTACTTACTAAAGATTTTAATGTACCGCAAGATGTTATGCGGGATATTCTCGATGCCGATGAGCGCTCGAGGATTGAGCACGACGATGATTGGTCGCTGATCATTATTCGTATTCCGGTGCCCGACAAGGATAACGGAGTTCCGTATTTTACGGTGCCGCTGGGTATTTTTATGACCGAAAGTTTTACCATTACCATTTGTCAGGTTGAAAACGAGGTGTTGCCTTACGATAGTCCGTCACTGTACCGCGACAATGTCCGACCGGTGAAAGACGTGCTGAATTTTGCGCTAAAACTGTTCCTGCGCACTGCCAATACTTATTTGCGTTACCTGAAATATATTAACCAGCAAACGGCCATTATTGAGCAGGATCTGGAAAAATCGATCCGAAACAAGGAGTTGAACCGACTCCTGAAAATGGAAAAGTGTCTGGTGTTTTTTATTACCTCTATAAAAGCCAATGAGCTGGTTTTGGCCAAGTTGAAAAATGGTAACCGTCGCTCGATTAGCGAGATTAACGAAGATTTGCTGGAAGATGCGATAATTGAAAACAAACAGGCGTTGGATATGTCACAGATTTATTCCGACATTCAGAGTGGAATGATGGATGCTTTTGCTTCGGTTATTTCAAACAACCTGAATGTGGTAATGAAACAGCTGGCTTCCATTTCCATTATTTTAATGATCCCAACGCTTGTGGCCAGTTTTTACGGAATGAATATACCGAACAATCTGGAAACCAGTCATTGGGCCTTCTTTCTTATTCTGGGAATTTCCGTTGTCCTGGCACTTATCGGTATTCTAATTTTCCGAAAACGCGAGTGGTTCTAA
- a CDS encoding metalloregulator ArsR/SmtB family transcription factor, with product MVQSKTDLFAEELKTQAAWFKVLAHPARLKILQYLSEANSCITGDLSEELPLGRTTVNQHIKELKEAGLIQGHIEGVRTKYCLNPEKIAEVKAVIEEFLSALNVGNYECKS from the coding sequence ATGGTACAATCAAAGACAGATTTATTCGCTGAGGAATTGAAAACACAGGCCGCCTGGTTTAAGGTTTTGGCGCACCCGGCACGTTTAAAAATTTTGCAGTACCTGTCGGAAGCAAACAGTTGCATAACCGGCGATCTTTCGGAAGAATTACCATTGGGCAGAACCACCGTAAATCAGCACATAAAAGAGTTAAAAGAAGCCGGCTTGATCCAGGGACACATTGAAGGAGTACGAACCAAATATTGTTTGAATCCGGAGAAGATTGCCGAGGTGAAAGCGGTAATCGAAGAATTTTTAAGTGCCCTGAATGTGGGAAATTATGAATGTAAATCGTAA
- a CDS encoding arsenate reductase ArsC has translation MKVLILCTGNSCRSQMAHGFLQSFDERIQVESGGTEASGKLNRKAVKAMAEIGIDISGHTSDSVQKFLNDKWDYVITVCGGANENCPAFFGEVKHRLHIGFDDPSHATGTDEFIWSEFIRVRDEIKERFYKLYEEEIKPQL, from the coding sequence ATGAAAGTATTAATTCTTTGTACGGGTAATAGCTGCCGCAGCCAAATGGCACACGGCTTTTTACAATCGTTCGACGAGCGTATTCAGGTTGAATCAGGAGGTACCGAAGCTTCCGGAAAACTTAACCGTAAAGCTGTTAAAGCAATGGCCGAAATTGGTATCGATATCAGCGGACATACTTCCGATTCAGTTCAGAAATTTTTAAACGATAAATGGGATTACGTAATTACCGTTTGTGGTGGTGCCAACGAAAACTGCCCTGCTTTTTTCGGAGAAGTGAAACACCGCCTGCATATCGGTTTCGACGATCCTTCACACGCTACCGGTACCGATGAGTTTATCTGGAGCGAGTTTATCAGGGTACGCGACGAAATTAAAGAACGCTTTTACAAACTGTATGAGGAAGAGATTAAACCACAACTTTAA
- the arsB gene encoding ACR3 family arsenite efflux transporter, which produces MSNSKKQIGFFEKYLSLWVAICIAVGIGIGHFAGDSIQVLSNMEIYNVNIPVAILIWMMIYPMMLQVDFSSIRNVGKRPKGLILTLVVNWLIKPFTMAFFAWIFFSKIYSAFISPEQAGEYIAGAILLGAAPCTAMVFVWSYLTNGDPNYTLVQVSVNDLIILVAFIPIVGFLLGITNITIPYDTLVASIVVFVVVPLLAGYITHKILVKQKGEEWFKSIFLPKFKPVSIIALLLTLVLLFAFQGNIIVKNPLIIVLVAIPLVIQTYFIFFIAWFGGRKLKLPHAICSPAAMIGASNFFELAVAVAIALFGLQSPAAMVTVVGVLVEVPVMLSLVRLANKWKY; this is translated from the coding sequence ATGAGTAACAGCAAAAAACAAATCGGTTTTTTTGAAAAATACCTGAGTTTGTGGGTGGCAATTTGTATTGCTGTAGGAATTGGCATTGGGCACTTTGCCGGAGATAGCATCCAGGTATTAAGCAACATGGAAATTTACAACGTGAACATTCCGGTTGCGATTTTAATCTGGATGATGATTTATCCCATGATGCTTCAGGTTGATTTTTCGAGTATCAGGAATGTGGGCAAACGCCCAAAAGGTTTAATCCTTACCTTAGTTGTAAACTGGCTGATAAAACCTTTTACCATGGCATTTTTTGCCTGGATCTTTTTCTCAAAAATTTATTCAGCTTTTATTTCGCCCGAGCAGGCCGGAGAATACATTGCCGGAGCAATACTGCTGGGAGCTGCACCGTGTACAGCAATGGTGTTTGTGTGGAGTTATTTAACCAACGGAGACCCGAACTACACGTTGGTGCAGGTTTCGGTTAACGACCTGATTATTTTGGTTGCTTTTATCCCGATTGTGGGATTTCTTTTGGGAATTACAAATATCACCATTCCGTACGACACGCTGGTTGCCAGTATAGTTGTATTTGTGGTAGTGCCGCTTCTGGCCGGTTACATTACCCATAAAATATTGGTTAAACAAAAGGGCGAAGAATGGTTTAAGAGCATCTTTCTTCCGAAGTTTAAACCGGTTTCAATAATTGCCCTGTTGCTTACGCTGGTTCTGTTGTTTGCTTTCCAGGGAAATATTATCGTTAAAAATCCGCTGATCATTGTTCTGGTTGCCATTCCGCTGGTTATTCAAACCTACTTTATCTTTTTTATTGCCTGGTTTGGCGGAAGAAAATTGAAATTACCACATGCCATTTGTTCTCCGGCTGCAATGATAGGTGCCAGTAACTTTTTCGAGTTGGCAGTGGCCGTAGCAATTGCTTTGTTCGGATTACAATCTCCGGCTGCAATGGTTACAGTAGTTGGTGTTTTGGTTGAAGTGCCGGTAATGCTCTCGCTGGTGAGGCTGGCCAATAAGTGGAAGTATTAA
- a CDS encoding nitroreductase family protein, translating into MIDFIIDKEKCTQCGLCAADCPTLVINPKSEYPEIKEGKEAQCIKCQHCLAICPTAALSIWGKNPEDSIPVNKNIVEPEALSQLIKTRRSIRKFKPDELKPEFIHELLETAAYAPTGHNKNQVLFSVTESKSELSKLREAVYQAIKDANAAGKLPERMAFLSDLQRLWESKQIDVLFRDAPHVLITSAPKNVASPDADCHIALSYFELLANSYNIGTLWNGFIKMVLKIIAPELGKQIGIPEDHELGYILLFGNPAVKYARSVQSEGLHLNKIKLD; encoded by the coding sequence ATGATCGATTTTATAATTGACAAAGAGAAATGTACCCAATGTGGTTTGTGTGCTGCCGATTGCCCAACACTGGTAATCAACCCAAAAAGTGAATACCCTGAAATTAAAGAAGGTAAAGAAGCGCAGTGTATAAAATGTCAGCACTGTCTGGCTATTTGTCCAACTGCTGCACTGTCAATTTGGGGAAAGAATCCGGAAGACAGTATTCCGGTAAATAAGAATATTGTTGAACCCGAGGCATTGTCGCAATTAATAAAAACCCGACGATCAATCCGAAAGTTTAAACCCGATGAGTTAAAGCCGGAATTCATTCACGAATTACTGGAGACAGCTGCTTATGCTCCAACAGGTCACAATAAAAATCAGGTTTTGTTCTCTGTAACCGAGTCGAAGAGCGAATTGAGTAAATTACGAGAGGCGGTTTACCAGGCAATTAAGGACGCCAATGCAGCAGGAAAATTACCAGAACGAATGGCGTTTTTAAGCGATCTGCAACGTTTATGGGAAAGCAAACAAATTGATGTTCTTTTCCGCGATGCGCCGCATGTTTTAATTACTTCGGCACCAAAAAATGTAGCATCACCCGATGCTGATTGCCACATTGCATTGAGTTATTTCGAGTTGCTGGCCAATTCTTATAACATCGGTACGCTATGGAATGGGTTTATAAAAATGGTGCTGAAAATTATTGCTCCTGAGTTAGGGAAACAAATTGGAATTCCGGAAGATCATGAGTTGGGTTATATTCTGCTTTTCGGAAACCCAGCCGTAAAATACGCGCGATCGGTTCAAAGCGAAGGACTGCATTTAAACAAGATCAAACTCGATTAA
- the fabF gene encoding beta-ketoacyl-ACP synthase II, producing MEKRRVVITGLGALTPIGNNINEFWENAVAGTSGAVPISKFDTSNFKTKFACELKNYKVTDYLDRTDIKRTDLFSQYALIATEEALNDSGLDLKSLDPYDIGVIWGTGQGGMDYFEKEVKVYAKTGIPRFSPMLGPKMLINMGAGIISLKYGLKGMSFSTSSACATSNTAIMDAFSYIKLGKAKVFITGGSEAGIIEMGMGGFNAMRALSVNNEHPEKASRPFDINRDGFVMGEGAGTLILEDYEHAKQRGAKVYAEIVGAAMTSDAYHVAASHPDGEGASKAMEFALNEAGVKPEEVDYLNAHATSTPIGDISEINAIRRLFGENPQNLKISGSKSMTGHLLGAAGAVESILCIKAIEKGIITATINTTEIDPVIPKTINIITGESVHTNVDVAITNSFGFGGHNATLVFKKWAE from the coding sequence ATGGAAAAACGACGAGTTGTAATAACCGGACTTGGAGCCTTAACTCCAATTGGAAATAACATAAACGAATTTTGGGAAAATGCGGTGGCCGGAACCAGTGGTGCAGTGCCCATTTCCAAATTCGATACATCTAATTTTAAAACAAAATTTGCCTGCGAGCTTAAAAACTACAAGGTAACCGATTACCTCGACCGTACAGATATTAAACGTACCGATCTTTTTTCGCAATATGCTTTAATAGCCACAGAAGAAGCGCTTAACGATAGTGGTCTTGATCTGAAAAGCCTCGATCCATACGACATTGGCGTGATCTGGGGAACAGGACAGGGAGGTATGGATTATTTCGAAAAAGAAGTAAAAGTTTATGCTAAAACCGGAATTCCTCGTTTTAGCCCGATGCTGGGTCCCAAAATGCTTATCAATATGGGAGCCGGAATCATTTCCCTGAAATATGGTCTTAAAGGAATGTCTTTTTCCACCTCGTCGGCATGTGCTACCTCCAACACGGCAATAATGGATGCCTTTAGCTACATTAAGCTTGGTAAAGCAAAGGTTTTTATTACCGGAGGATCTGAAGCAGGAATCATAGAAATGGGGATGGGCGGTTTTAATGCCATGCGTGCGTTATCGGTGAATAACGAGCACCCTGAAAAGGCATCGCGACCATTTGATATTAACCGCGATGGATTTGTGATGGGAGAGGGCGCCGGAACACTGATTCTGGAAGATTACGAACATGCCAAACAACGTGGCGCAAAAGTATATGCCGAAATTGTGGGCGCTGCCATGACATCAGATGCTTATCATGTGGCCGCATCGCACCCCGATGGCGAAGGCGCATCAAAAGCCATGGAATTTGCATTAAACGAAGCCGGTGTAAAACCTGAAGAGGTGGATTACCTGAATGCGCATGCTACATCAACGCCCATTGGCGATATCAGCGAAATCAATGCCATACGCCGGTTGTTTGGCGAAAATCCACAGAACCTAAAAATAAGTGGCTCAAAATCGATGACCGGCCATTTGCTTGGTGCAGCCGGAGCGGTGGAATCAATTCTTTGTATTAAAGCTATCGAAAAAGGGATAATCACAGCTACTATTAACACTACCGAAATTGATCCGGTAATTCCGAAAACGATCAATATAATTACCGGAGAAAGTGTACATACCAACGTTGATGTGGCCATTACCAACAGCTTTGGTTTTGGTGGGCACAACGCTACTTTAGTGTTTAAAAAGTGGGCGGAATAG
- a CDS encoding peptidoglycan bridge formation glycyltransferase FemA/FemB family protein: MICELEKKDIEELQTTNVLPQTTFWGRIKRNQGFIPKGFELTISRDLLVTSANSLEKKGEDLLVLIKYVNPNACFAYVPYGPKLEPTFENQGLLLEQLSESIRPHLPANCIFIRYDLTWENQWAAEDDYFDEQGNWIGPPPAQTQEYRVNFNTVTGNVKKSIEDNLPKNTFFLDLTLNDQELMYNMRYNTRYNVRKANKKGIRVSEYGLEQIGDWYKLYYDTAMRHNMVMQSQEYFSSILKNQDNSKNGVTVKMLMADIDGRFLSSMFLVLSRKRGTYLYGASSSDKDNLMASYALQWESIRISKEWGCTEYDMFGSAPNLDSSHPLHGVHIYKKGFGGDLYHRMGCWDYPYDQKQYNIFRLQEAQK; encoded by the coding sequence ATGATTTGCGAACTGGAAAAAAAAGACATTGAAGAACTACAGACCACAAACGTATTACCGCAAACCACTTTCTGGGGCCGCATAAAACGCAACCAGGGTTTTATTCCGAAAGGTTTTGAGCTTACCATTTCGCGCGATTTGTTGGTTACAAGCGCCAATTCGCTGGAGAAAAAAGGGGAAGATTTGCTGGTACTCATCAAGTACGTAAACCCCAATGCTTGTTTTGCCTATGTTCCATATGGCCCAAAACTGGAGCCCACTTTTGAAAACCAGGGGCTGCTTTTAGAGCAGTTATCTGAATCGATACGACCACACCTGCCTGCCAATTGTATTTTTATTCGTTACGACCTGACCTGGGAAAACCAATGGGCCGCCGAGGATGATTATTTCGATGAACAGGGAAACTGGATTGGTCCACCACCCGCCCAAACGCAGGAATACCGCGTAAATTTTAATACCGTTACCGGGAATGTAAAAAAGAGTATCGAGGACAACCTGCCAAAAAATACTTTCTTTCTCGACCTTACTTTAAACGATCAGGAATTGATGTACAACATGCGTTACAATACACGCTACAACGTACGCAAGGCCAATAAAAAAGGAATACGGGTAAGCGAATACGGACTGGAGCAAATTGGTGACTGGTATAAATTATACTACGATACGGCCATGCGTCATAATATGGTTATGCAAAGCCAGGAATACTTTTCGTCTATTCTGAAAAACCAGGATAACAGCAAAAACGGAGTGACGGTAAAAATGTTAATGGCCGATATTGACGGACGTTTTCTGTCGTCGATGTTTTTGGTTTTATCGCGAAAACGCGGAACCTATTTGTATGGCGCCTCCTCCTCGGATAAAGACAATTTAATGGCCAGTTATGCACTGCAATGGGAGTCAATACGAATCTCGAAGGAATGGGGTTGTACCGAATACGACATGTTTGGTTCGGCCCCTAATTTAGATAGCAGTCATCCTTTACATGGCGTGCATATTTACAAAAAAGGCTTTGGCGGAGATTTGTATCATCGAATGGGATGCTGGGATTATCCATACGACCAAAAACAGTATAATATTTTTCGTTTGCAGGAAGCTCAGAAATAG